In the genome of Methanobacterium bryantii, the window GTGCTTTTAACCACTCACTATATGGAAGAGGCAGATCAGCTGTGTGATGAGGTAGCCATCATAAATAAAGGTGAAATAATCACTGCAGATTCTCCAAGTAACCTTAAAAGGGAGTTAAAGGCAGATACTATAACTCTTAAAGTAAATGATCCTGAAAAATTTGTGGAAAAGGCTAAAGAGCTCAAATTTACCAGAGATATTTTCTTTACAGGCGGCGAAGTGAAAATGATGGTAGAGCGAGGTGAAAATTTAGTGCCTGAGGTGGTAGAGTTTGCAAGTTCCCAAGGCATCCACATAAATTCGATAGAGGTGGAACACCCTAATCTGGAAGATGTTTTTATTAAATATACTGGTTCTAAAATAGTTGGGGAGGGAAGATAATGTCTGAACTGGAGGGAATATATACCATCTGGCTTAGGGAAACCAAAAGATATGTCAGATACCGCTCAAGAATTTTGACTTCAGTAGTAACTCCTCTCTTATGGCTTTTGATATTTGGAACTGGTTTAGGCTCTGCGATACGTTTTGGAGGAATTCTGGGAGGATATCAGGCTTTTATTTATCCAGGTATCATTGGGCAGACAATTTTGTTTACCACTATATTTTCAGGATTATCTGTAATCATGGACAGGCAGTATGGGTTTTTAAAAGAAATAATGGTGGCCCCAATATCCCGCCCATCTATTGTGCTGGGTAAATCAATGGGTATAGGCACAGCTGCTTTGATCCAGGGAGTTATTTTGCTGCTGCTGTCATTTGTAGTTGGAGTTCAAATGACAGTCTTTGCATTCATAAGTAGTGTTGTGCTGATAATCCTTATATCACTGGGATTTGCAGGTTTAGGATTATTAATTGCTACATTAACCGACAGCATGGAAGGATTCAACCTGATAATGAGTTTCATTGTGCTACCAATATTTCTTTTAAGCGGAGCACTTTTCCCTGTAACTGGACTTCCTACATGGCTCCAATTTGCAGTATACTTAGATCCGCTTACATATGGAGTCGATGCACTTAGAAGTGTTATTTTAAATCAATCTGCACTTCCACTAGAGATTAGTATACTGGTGATATCTGCATTTGCACTGCTAATGATCTTTGTGTCTGCTTACATGTTTACCAAAAAAGAACAGGGATTGATGTAGTCGTAATTAAAAATAGTGTATAATCTAATGGCGCTATTCGCCTTTCCATTTTTTTAATAATTCCATTGTACGCATTAATTTTTCTTTTTGTTTTTTAAATGGATTATTTCCATACTCCTTAACAATCATGGGTTCATACTCATTTTTTGAATTATTTGAACCTTTCTCTCTGGCAGCTTCCATAGCATGGTTTATTTTGTAATTAAGATCTCTTTTTAAATGTTCCCTTTCTTTACGCTCTTTATTTTCTTTTAACATTTCCATCTGGAGAGTTACAAGATTTTTTTTATTGACTGAGTAAAATATTCCATTTCCATCA includes:
- a CDS encoding ABC transporter permease, translated to MSELEGIYTIWLRETKRYVRYRSRILTSVVTPLLWLLIFGTGLGSAIRFGGILGGYQAFIYPGIIGQTILFTTIFSGLSVIMDRQYGFLKEIMVAPISRPSIVLGKSMGIGTAALIQGVILLLLSFVVGVQMTVFAFISSVVLIILISLGFAGLGLLIATLTDSMEGFNLIMSFIVLPIFLLSGALFPVTGLPTWLQFAVYLDPLTYGVDALRSVILNQSALPLEISILVISAFALLMIFVSAYMFTKKEQGLM